DNA from Planctomycetaceae bacterium:
GTTTCAGCATTCGAGCCGAAATAAATCACGTCATCGAAATCGGCTTCCTTCAATTTCGCAATTTCATCTTTCGATGCGTACATAACTGATGAAGGATTGCCGAATTTGCGGAGAAAATCTTTCAGAGTTTTTTCAGAATAATCGACATCAGAAACCACCAGCGTTTTGCCTTCGGTTTTCAGCGTTTGGCGTTCCTTAATCGAATATGCATCTTCAACGCACGCCCACGGCTCAACAAGCGCAATCGCCGAGGCGGACAATTTATCCGACGCCGGCAAAAGCATAGAACCATCAGTCGGGCTTATGATAACACGCTCGTCCATCAAGACGTATTCCTGCAGCGCACCTTCGAAATTATATCCGAAAGCCGCGTTGGAATTTTTCGTAGGCAGCCAGCGGTAATCCGTCTGAACCAAAAACCGCTGACCCGGTTTTACATCTTTAACTTTGCCGCCGACAGCCGCAATTCTTATAACCACTTCGTGGCCGGGAACTGTGGGCATATCATCCGGCACATAACTTGGAATCTCCTTGAGAATCTTCTGGTCGATGCCGGAAAGAATCGGACTCTTTCGCGGATGAGCAGAAAACTGCTTCAAAAGTTTTAAATCTGAAAAGCAAAGGCCGACGGCCTCGACTTTGCCGAGAATCTGATAATCGTTCGGCATGAAAACTTCCTTTTCAGTATTGTATACAAGCTGATTCGGGCCTGTAAGCTGAACGGCTCTTTGTTTTTTAGGTATTTCCATAGTTCCACAATTTTAAGTCATTAGCTACTAACGGTCAACTGTCTGTTTACCTATTCAATAATCATCATTGGGTCATTGACAGGTATAGTCTGACCATCGGTAACGAGTATTTCTTTGACAGTGCCTTCGGCGGTACTTTCCATCTCAAGCGTCGCCTTGTCGGTTTCTATTTCGAACAGCACATCGCCTTTGTTCACTTTGTCGCCGACTTTAACTTTGCAGCTTACAACAGTGCCTTCTTCCATTGTCTGTCCGAGTTTTTGTAAATTAATTGTCGTTGCCATATTTTACCTCACTATTTTATCATTGTTTTTACTGCGTTAATAACGTCGTCAATTGTCGGCACGCTTGCATTCTCCAGCGGTTCGCTCATTGGAGGCGGAACGTCTTTTGCCGCCATATTGACCGGAGCCGCTGCGAGCGTTTTAAAGCCCGTAGTACCATCATTATATTTATAATCTATAATTCTGCGAGTAATTTCCGCGCCAATTCCGCACATCGCGAAACTTTCGCAAAGCGTCAGCAGGCGTTTTGTTTTCTTAACCGATGCTGCAATCGTGTCAATATCCATCGGTTTGATTGTCCGCAAATCGATAACCTCGGCGTTAATACCGTCGGCAGCAAGTTTTTCAGCGGCCACAAGAGCCATATCCATCATTCTGCTGTAACTTACAATCGTTACATCGCTGCCTGCGCGTTTGATGTCCGCTTTGCCCAGCGGAATAATATATTCTTCTGTCGGCACTGCGCCGAGATTTCCGTAAGTCGATTTATGCTCAATAAACACAACAGGATTATCGCTGCGAATCGCGGCTTTCAAAAGACCTTTCGCATCGTAAGGCGTTGACGGCATTACAACGTACAAACCCGGAATATTCACAAGCCACGGCTCAAGACTCTTCGAGTGGTGAGCGGCGATACATCTGCCAAGACCGCCCTCTGTTCGCAGAACCATCGGCACTTTCGCGTGTCCGCCGAACATATATCTGTTGAACGCGCCGTTGTGCATCAACTGGTCCAACGCGATTGCGATGAAGTCAACGTACATAATTTCCGCTATCGGTCGCAAACCTCTAATCGCCGCACCAACGCCTGCGCCTGTAATTGCCGCTTCGGAAATAGCGGTATCAATGACTCTGTCCATTCCGAACTCGCCGAGCAGTCCTTTTGTCGCAGCATAAGCACCGCCGTAAAGACCGACGTCTTCGCCGAGGATTATAACGTTCTTATCTCTTCTCATTTCTTCGGCCTGCGCT
Protein-coding regions in this window:
- a CDS encoding biotin/lipoyl-binding protein, which encodes MATTINLQKLGQTMEEGTVVSCKVKVGDKVNKGDVLFEIETDKATLEMESTAEGTVKEILVTDGQTIPVNDPMMIIE